The Candidatus Atribacteria bacterium ADurb.Bin276 genome segment CCGATTCGGGTTCAATTTGAACAGCCAGCTTTAATACCTCTAGGGCTCGTTTATGATCTCCTAATTTTCCAAAAAGGATTCCCATGTTGTTATATGCCAAGGATAATTGAGGATCAATATCAACTGCTTTTTCGAACTGTTCTATGGCTTGGTCATATTGCTGCAGCATTCCATACATTGCCCCTAAGGCGTTATAAATACTAGCATTAAAAGGATCTAAAGAAAGTGCTTTTTCGAGAGTTAAAATTCCATCCTTTGGTTTCCCCAGTTTTCCCAAGGAAATCCCTAACTTATAATAAGCTTCGGCAAAGGCAGGCTCACGCTCGATTGCCTTTTGATAGGCATCGATTGCTTCTTCAAAATGATTGGATTGAAAATGATATTCTCCAAGTTGAAAGAGTTCTATTGCTTCCTGATTATAAAAAAGGTCAATTGAGGGAGTGGAAGGAATAGAATCTGGTGCTGGAGTTGTCAAAATTGGCTTTGCTGTTGGGGTTGGCGAAGTAAACCCTTCAGCTCGTTTTAAAGCGATGTTCAAATTGGTTTCTTGATTTTCGGTAATAGCAACCATTCTGGATTCATTATCATATTCGGGATGAGAAAACTCTAATATCGCTTTGCCCACAGGAATTTTTGGAAAAAAATAGGAACCGTCATCGTTTGATATTGCTTCTTGATCCTGTTCGACAATACTGATCTTTACACCTGAAATTGTTTTTCCACTTAAGTTATCATAAATTTTACCGGTTATTTTTCCATAACCTATTGTTTCTTCCGATAACGATGTCGAATTATCGGCTAAGGTTAAATTTTCTGTTAAGTCAAAATATAATGTGGTTTGTTGTATTTTCCCCTCGATTATTTCACATGGTACCTTCAAAACAATATTAGCTTCAATGCCTTTT includes the following:
- the yrrB_1 gene encoding TPR repeat-containing protein YrrB, which codes for MAFDFSDGLPQFNYNTDLEKGEIQFIFENTRAAKETLKTFLIQDERVDNLSLKEIEKGIEANIVLKVPCEIIEGKIQQTTLYFDLTENLTLADNSTSLSEETIGYGKITGKIYDNLSGKTISGVKISIVEQDQEAISNDDGSYFFPKIPVGKAILEFSHPEYDNESRMVAITENQETNLNIALKRAEGFTSPTPTAKPILTTPAPDSIPSTPSIDLFYNQEAIELFQLGEYHFQSNHFEEAIDAYQKAIEREPAFAEAYYKLGISLGKLGKPKDGILTLEKALSLDPFNASIYNALGAMYGMLQQYDQAIEQFEKAVDIDPQLSLAYNNMGILFGKLGDHKRALEVLKLAVQIEPESAESQGALGVAYAMAGQPHNAIKPLQEAVRIDPNYAKAHFNLGITYLWLGDFLRAKEQYEILKNLDAEMAQDLLIELQSMEGAIEQ